DNA sequence from the Brachybacterium sp. P6-10-X1 genome:
AAGTCCGTGGGCAGGGGCTGGTGCAGGAGCAGCAGGTCGATCTGATCCACGCCCAGCTTCGCGCGGCTCTTCTCGATGCCGCGCGGGGTCTCCTCGGTGCCATAGTCGCTGATCCAGATCTTGGTCTCGACGACGACGTCCTTGCGGTCGATCCCCGAGGCGCGCAATGCCTGCCCGACCTCCTTCTCGTTGCCGTAGGCGGCGGCGGTGTCGAGATGGCGGTATCCGGCGTCGAGCGCCGCACCCACCGCGGCCTCCGTGTCCTAGGGCGCGGTCTGGAAGACCCCGAGTCCGATCGAGGGGATCGTGACGGAGCTGTTCAGGGTGAAAGTGTTCATGACCTCGACCGTAGGCGCGCACGCCCCGGCGAGGGAGTCACCGCTGGTATCCCCCGGGGATCGTCTCCGCGGCCGCGGGCTGCGCGGTCCAGCTGCGCAGCAGGTCCAGGGCGTCTGCGTCCGGGGTCCCGGGCTCGGCCAGGTAGCCGGCCAGTCGGATCCCGGGGGCCGAGGGCACCTGGAGCACCTCGTAGGTGAGGGTGAGCTCGCCGACCACGGGATGGGCGATCCGCTTCGCCCCGTGCGTGTGCGTGCGCACGGTCTGGTCGACCCACCAGGCGCGGAACTCCGAGCTCTCCCCGGCGAGTCGACCGATCAGCGCCTTGAGCTCCTCGTCGTCAGGATGCTGGCCGAGGGTCAGCCGCAGGTTCGAGACCGCGCCGCGGGCGACGGGCTCCCACTCCGGGTAGAAGGTGCGCGCCCGCGGATCGAGGAAGGTGTACAGCGCGGTGTTCACCGGGGCCGCATCGACGGGGAACAGGTGCGGGAACAGTGCGCGCCCCAGTGCATTGG
Encoded proteins:
- a CDS encoding helix-turn-helix transcriptional regulator, which encodes MDTKGEVRQFLTAARGRVSPERAGIATYGVRRVPGLRREEVAQLADVSIAYYTRIERGDLRGVSESVLVALARALQLDEAERAHLHHLARAAGGSPRRPVRADDCVPERVQQLIETMQDLPVIASNHLRDPLASNALGRALFPHLFPVDAAPVNTALYTFLDPRARTFYPEWEPVARGAVSNLRLTLGQHPDDEELKALIGRLAGESSEFRAWWVDQTVRTHTHGAKRIAHPVVGELTLTYEVLQVPSAPGIRLAGYLAEPGTPDADALDLLRSWTAQPAAAETIPGGYQR